A single Eulemur rufifrons isolate Redbay chromosome 9, OSU_ERuf_1, whole genome shotgun sequence DNA region contains:
- the GJC1 gene encoding gap junction gamma-1 protein — MSWSFLTRLLEEIHNHSTFVGKIWLTVLIVFRIVLTAVGGESIYYDEQSKFVCNTEQPGCENVCYDAFAPLSHVRFWVFQIILVATPSVMYLGYAIHKIAKMEHGEADKKAARSKPYAMRWKQHRALEETEEDHEEDPMMYPEMELESEKENKEQSPPKPKHDGRRRIREDGLMKIYVLQLLARTVFEVGFLIGQYFLYGFQVHPFYVCSRLPCPHKIDCFISRPTEKTIFLLIMYGVTGLCLLLNIWEMLHLGFGTIRDSLNSKRRELEDPGAYNYPFTWNTPSAPPGYNIAVKPDQIQYTELSNAKIAYKQNKANIAQEQQYGSHEENLPADLETLQREIRMAQERLDLAIQAYSHQNNPHGPREKKAKIGSKAGSNKSSASSKSGDGKTSVWI, encoded by the coding sequence ATGAGTTGGAGCTTCCTGACTCGCCTGCTGGAGGAGATTCACAACCATTCCACATTTGTGGGGAAGATCTGGCTCACTGTGTTGATTGTCTTCCGGATTGTCCTTACAGCTGTAGGAGGAGAGTCTATCTATTATGATGAACAGAGCAAATTTGTGTGCAACACAGAGCAGCCGGGCTGTGAGAATGTTTGCTATGATGCCTTTGCACCCCTCTCCCATGTGCGCTTCTGGGTTTTCCAGATCATCCTGGTGGCTACTCCTTCGGTGATGTACCTGGGCTATGCCATTCATAAGATTGCCAAAATGGAGCATGGTGAAGCAGACAAGAAGGCAGCTCGGAGCAAACCCTACGCAATGCGTTGGAAACAACACCGGGCTCTGGAAGAAACAGAAGAGGACCATGAAGAGGATCCCATGATGTATCCAGAAATGGAATtagaaagtgaaaaggaaaataaagagcaGAGCCCACCTAAACCCAAGCATGATGGCCGACGACGGATTCGGGAGGATGGGCTCATGAAAATCTATGTGCTGCAGTTGCTGGCAAGGACCGTATTTGAGGTGGGTTTTCTGATAGGGCAGTATTTTCTGTATGGCTTCCAAGTCCACCCATTTTACGTGTGCAGCAGACTTCCTTGCCCTCATAAGATAGACTGCTTTATTTCTAGGCCCACTGAAAAGACCATCTTCCTTCTGATAATGTATGGTGTTACGGGCCTTTGCCTATTGCTTAACATTTGGGAGATGCTTCATTTAGGGTTTGGGACCATTCGAGACTCACTAAACAGTAAAAGGAGGGAACTTGAAGATCCGGGTGCTTATAATTATCCTTTCACTTGGAATACACCATCTGCTCCCCCTGGCTATAACATTGCTGTCAAACCAGATCAAATCCAGTACACCGAATTGTCTAATGCTAAGATTGCCTACAAGCAAAACAAGGCCAACATCGCCCAGGAACAACAGTATGGCAGCCATGAGGAGAACCTCCCAGCTGACCTGGAGACACTGCAGCGGGAGATCAGAATGGCTCAGGAACGCTTAGATCTAGCAATCCAGGCCTACAGTCACCAAAACAATCCCCATGGTCCCAGGGAAAAAAAGGCCAAAATAGGGTCCAAAGCTGGGTCCAACAAAAGCAGTGCTAGTAGCAAATCAGGGGATGGGAAGACCTCCGTCTGGATTTAA